A segment of the Planctomycetia bacterium genome:
AGGAGGCGTAGGAGCGGCGGCAAATAGCGCCAGCGAAACGAAAAGCGTTGCGCTCACGAAAAACCTCTCGACTTAGGCGGGATGAAGGGGGCGGGAAGGGCTTAGTATAGCCCAACGTCGAGATCCCGCCAAATTCCGGACTTCGACCGGGTTGGAACGCCTTTTCGCCATAGCAACCGTGGCAAACGTACGCGGCCGTAGGTAAGCCTTAGTCCACGATCGACCGCATTGGACGGTCTTGCGCCGGCCGACGTTCCGAAGCAAGGCGCTGGGATCGCGTTGCACGGCAATTACGGATGAAATTCGGCTCCTCTGTCGAATTTGTTCTTTTCGGCATACAAGCTGCTTTAAGTTTCCTGCCGTCGGTGGCACCACGCGTTCAGCATCCTGACCACCAGCCGACGCCCACGCATAATTCCAAGGAGAACTTCCATGATGACCGTGAAAAAATTCGGCGCAATGCTCGTAATGGCCAGCATACTGCTTACCGGTTGCGACAAAGAAACCAAGTCGACCTCGACGAAAGAAGTGAAGACCCCGGACGGTTCGACGAAGGTAACTACCGAAGTCAAAACCGAAACCAGCGGCAGCAATCCCCCGGTCGTTCGTTAGTAAAGCGAAGCGCGTGTCCATCGCGCGCCTTCGCATGTCCGAAAAGACGGCTCCGCGAGCAATCGTGGGGCCGTCTTTTTTGTTGCGCTACGAAGCTGAATAGTTGACTACGCCTCGATGGGAAGCGACAAAGACGCTCCGTCGTTGTCGCGGCGTTTCCCACCTTGAGATCGCAACGCATGTCCGCACTCGCTTCTACCCCACTTCCCGCCGGCCTCGCTGCGCTTCCGAAACCGGCCGTGGTGCTCTCGTTCACCGAAGGTCCGGCCGTCGACGCCGACGGCACGGTCTACTTCTCCGACATCATCGGCAATCGGATCATGCGCCGTAGTCCCGAGGGCGTGGTGAGCGTCTTCCGCGAGCCGAGCGGACGGACGAACGGTAACACCTTTGATCTCCAAGGACGCTTGCTGCATTGCGAGGGAGCGGAGTTCGGGCCCGGCGGCAACCGCCGGATCACGCGCACCGACTTAAAAACCGGCCGGTATGAAGTTCTGAGCGAGCGTTACGAAGGAGTTCGCTACAACGCTCCGAACGATATCTGCGTCGATGGTCGTGGTCGGATCTATTTCACCGATCCGATGTATTTCGACCGGACGCAAATGGACATGCAGCAAGAAGGGGTCTATCGAATCGATCTCGACGGCCGGGTCGTACGCATTCTCGAACAGCCGATGATCCAGCGCCCGAACGGCATCGCCGTGACGCAAGACTGCCGGCAGCTTTACGTGATCGACAGTTGCCCGACGAGGGGAGGCAATCGCAAGGTGTGGAACTTTCGGCTCGACGACGAAGGGAACCCGCACGATCGGCGGCTGGTGTTCGACTTCGCTCCCGGCCGCGGAGGCGATGGGATGCGTCTCGACATCGCCGGCAATTTGTGGATCGCCGCGGGAATCGCTGCGCCGCGCGGGCCGCACGAGACCGCCGACGTGCCGACCGGCATCTATCAAGTGTCGCCGCAGGGAACACTGCTCGGCCGCATTCCGATCGGCGAAGATGTGATCACGAACCTCGCCTTCGGCGGGGCCGACGGCAAGACCCTCTACGTGACGGCCGGCAAAACGCTATTCACGCTGCAAGTGCCGGTCGCCGGTCAGGTCGCGTTTCCGAAGTGGACTGAGTAGGTTTCTTTACGGCGTAAGCTTACTTACGACTTGCGCGACTTACTCATATTTTGGAATCGCCGGCATCGGAATCTCTCGGATCAAGCGTTTGACGACTTCTTCGCTGGTCGTCCCTTCGGCTTGCGCTTGAAAGTTCGTGGCGATGCGGTGTCGCAGCACCGGCACGGCGACCTTTTGAATGTCTTCGATCGAGACCGAGAAGCGAGCGTCCATCGCCGCGAGCGCTTTGCCGCCGTGAATGAGAAATTGCCCGGCCCGCGGCCCGGCGCCCCAATCGACCCACTCTTTCACGAACTTCGGCGAGGAGTCGTCTTTCGGCCGTGTCGCACGAACGAGAGTCGCCGCATACTTGATGATGTACTCGCTCACCGCGACCGAGCTGACGAGCTTCTGCAAATGCAGAATCGAACGACCGGAGAGGACCTTGCGCACTTCCGGCTTTTCGCCGCGCGTCGTCGCCGCGAGAATCCGTTCTTCTTCATCGCGGGTCGGATAGTCGACCTTGATGTTGAACATGAACCGATCCAATTGCGCTTCCGGCAGCGGATAGGTTCCTTCCTGCTCGATCGGATTCTGCGTCGCGATCGTAAAAAACGGATCGGGCAAGACGTAGGTCGTCTGACCGACGGAGACTTCGCGCTCTTGCATCGCTTGCAGCAGCGCGGCCTGCGTCTTCGGCGGCGTCCGGTTGATTTCGTCTGCGAGCAGAATGTTCGTGAAGATCGGACCTTCGACGAAGCGAAAGTTGCGGTGTCCTTTGTCGTCTTCTTCGAGGACGTTGGTGCCCGTAATGTCCGACGGCATGAGGTCGGGCGTGAACTGAATGCGCTTGAAATTCACGTCGAGAATCTTCGCGAGCGTGGCGACCATCAGCGTTTTCGCGAGGCCCGGCACCCCTTCGAGGAGGCAATGCCCGCGCGTGAAGATCGCGGCGAAGAGTTGCTCGATGACTTCGTTTTGGCCGATGATGACCTTTTGCAACTCCTCCTGCATCATTCGACGATGTTGGGCGAACTCTTGCAGGACGTCGCGAAGACTGCGCGGTTGGGTAGACATGAAACTTTCGGAGCGCTGCGGTCGATGGTAACGAGCGAGAACCAAGATCGTCGCCGAGAACCGTTATCTTATCGACTGTAGCCGACCGGAGGCAATCGCCGCTCGGGCATGTTGTTGATACAATGAGCGTTGATAGGAATGAGTTCGACGTTAATCGGAACGGATTCGGAGGTTTGGCGAAGATGCGAACCGCCATCGTCGGCATACTCGTCGCATCGCTGCTCGGGTTCGGAAGGGTTGCGCCGCTGCGCGCGGAAGTCACTGCCGAGCAAGTCCACCGGTCGATCTCCGACGCCATCGGCTTTCTTCAGCGGCAGCAAAAGCCCGACGGTTCTTGGAACGAAGAAGTTCTGGGAATGTCCGGCGGCGTCACTGCGCTCTGCACGCTTTCGCTGCTGACGGCCGGCATCCCCAAAGATGATTCCGGGATTCAGAAGTCGCTCGCGTTTCTGCGCAAGATCGAGCCGAAGATGAACTACGTCGTCTCTCTGCAGACGATGGTCTTCTGCTTGGCCGAGCCGCAGCGCGATCTGCAATTGATCGTGCGCAACGTGAAGTTTCTGGAAAACCAGCAACGCCGCGACGCGCGCTACAGCGGTGGTTGGGACTACAACAAAGGTCAATCGGCGGTCGACAACTCGAACACGCAATTCGTCGCGCTCGCGTTGCATGAAGCCGAGCGTGCCGGCGTGGTCACAAGCGAAGCTACTTGGCGGCTCACGCGTGACTATTGGGAACGAACGCAAAATCCCGATGGATCTTGGGGCTACGTCGAAGGGCAGTCGGGTACCGGCAGCATGACCTGTGCCGGGCTCTCCGCGTTGCTCATGGCGCGCGAGAAGCTCAACGACGGCGACGCGAAAGTCGACGGCGAGCGCGTGGAGTGTTGCAGCGATCGCAAAGACAACTCGCCGATCACTCGAGCCATGAATTGGCTCGGACGCAATTTCAGCGTGCATCAAAACCCCGGTGATATGGCCCATGTACTCTATTATCTTTACGGCGTCGAACGGGTGGGCCGGCTTGCGAATCGCCGGCTGATCGGTAACCACGATTGGTATCGCGAAGGGGCCGATGCGCTGGTGCGCCGGCAAACGCAACTCGGCGCTGGGCAATGGGTCGGCGTCGGCACCGGCGAGCAAAGGCCCGTCATCGGTACTTGCTTCGCGCTGCTGTTTCTAGCTAAGGGGCGCCGTCCGGTGTTGGCGGCTAAGCTCGCGCACGAGCCGGGCGAAGATTGGGATCACCATCGCCAAGACCTGGCGAACCTGACGCGCTATTGCGAGAAGAAATGGGAGCGCGAGCTTACTTGGCAAGTGATGCGCTCGAAAGACGCGACCGTCGACGATCTCAATCAAGCGCCGGTCCTCTATGTTTCCGGCAGCGAGATGCCGATTTTCACCGATGCCGAAGTGCGCGTGTTGCGGCAGTATCTCGACCTCGGCGGCTTTCTCTTCGCCGAGAATTGCTGCGGCGGGAAAGAGTTCGACGCCGGTTTCCGCAAACTCATGGAACGCCTGTTTCCCGACCGCGATGAGCGCGGGCAACCGCTTTATCAGCTTCGACTCTTGCCGCCCGAACATTCCGTCTGGAGCGCCGAGGAACCGGTCGACCCGAAGTATCTCAAGCCGCTTTATGGGCTCGATGTCGGCTGCCGCACGAGCGTGATCTATTGCCC
Coding sequences within it:
- a CDS encoding SMP-30/gluconolactonase/LRE family protein, whose amino-acid sequence is MSALASTPLPAGLAALPKPAVVLSFTEGPAVDADGTVYFSDIIGNRIMRRSPEGVVSVFREPSGRTNGNTFDLQGRLLHCEGAEFGPGGNRRITRTDLKTGRYEVLSERYEGVRYNAPNDICVDGRGRIYFTDPMYFDRTQMDMQQEGVYRIDLDGRVVRILEQPMIQRPNGIAVTQDCRQLYVIDSCPTRGGNRKVWNFRLDDEGNPHDRRLVFDFAPGRGGDGMRLDIAGNLWIAAGIAAPRGPHETADVPTGIYQVSPQGTLLGRIPIGEDVITNLAFGGADGKTLYVTAGKTLFTLQVPVAGQVAFPKWTE
- a CDS encoding MoxR family ATPase gives rise to the protein MSTQPRSLRDVLQEFAQHRRMMQEELQKVIIGQNEVIEQLFAAIFTRGHCLLEGVPGLAKTLMVATLAKILDVNFKRIQFTPDLMPSDITGTNVLEEDDKGHRNFRFVEGPIFTNILLADEINRTPPKTQAALLQAMQEREVSVGQTTYVLPDPFFTIATQNPIEQEGTYPLPEAQLDRFMFNIKVDYPTRDEEERILAATTRGEKPEVRKVLSGRSILHLQKLVSSVAVSEYIIKYAATLVRATRPKDDSSPKFVKEWVDWGAGPRAGQFLIHGGKALAAMDARFSVSIEDIQKVAVPVLRHRIATNFQAQAEGTTSEEVVKRLIREIPMPAIPKYE
- a CDS encoding DUF4159 domain-containing protein, producing the protein MRTAIVGILVASLLGFGRVAPLRAEVTAEQVHRSISDAIGFLQRQQKPDGSWNEEVLGMSGGVTALCTLSLLTAGIPKDDSGIQKSLAFLRKIEPKMNYVVSLQTMVFCLAEPQRDLQLIVRNVKFLENQQRRDARYSGGWDYNKGQSAVDNSNTQFVALALHEAERAGVVTSEATWRLTRDYWERTQNPDGSWGYVEGQSGTGSMTCAGLSALLMAREKLNDGDAKVDGERVECCSDRKDNSPITRAMNWLGRNFSVHQNPGDMAHVLYYLYGVERVGRLANRRLIGNHDWYREGADALVRRQTQLGAGQWVGVGTGEQRPVIGTCFALLFLAKGRRPVLAAKLAHEPGEDWDHHRQDLANLTRYCEKKWERELTWQVMRSKDATVDDLNQAPVLYVSGSEMPIFTDAEVRVLRQYLDLGGFLFAENCCGGKEFDAGFRKLMERLFPDRDERGQPLYQLRLLPPEHSVWSAEEPVDPKYLKPLYGLDVGCRTSVIYCPENLGCYWELDRLGRTQTYPAPIEAEIRAVRSIGINVMAYATNREVKYKLEIPRILADDGKLDAVERAKLYIAELRHGGGSGIAPAALVNLLRQLSVDTGLRVSTEKRELSLIQDALFDYHLIFMHGRTGFTFSDAERKQLRAFIERGGMIFGDAVCSSEEFATAFRREMSLIFPDAPLKSIPLKHDVFTDKFGGFDLSQVMLRDPRRGNAGGPLRADVVRATPELEGLQFGTRYGSAGAVGSSLDRSSFCILTSAFAPRFPCPLNCSTEKRSLVRSKPKSRRKSPSSLSSPVSFPA